In the Amblyraja radiata isolate CabotCenter1 chromosome 13, sAmbRad1.1.pri, whole genome shotgun sequence genome, one interval contains:
- the LOC116979559 gene encoding E3 ubiquitin-protein ligase RNF183-like, producing MAEAEATTPYEEYECKICYNYFDLDRRAPKILECLHTFCEECLTTLHVREERPWRIDCPICRHRTAVPDYMIHNLPNNTKVTEAFPLYVGNDPLPQDALPPTPQLHRYNQRQQQQQQQQQQQLRSGAAEQPELATPSAAASSRHSPGPSVPYESCQNCKRAALTAGCVCVVFSFLSMVVLLFTGLIFVNHYNSSPSPIGPICLSVASILALFSVVVTWIICWLKYRPDANAQGNIRAPSSSSSSAPRRNT from the coding sequence ATGGCAGAAGCGGAGGCAACGACTCCCTACGAGGAATACGAGTGCAAGATTTGCTACAATTATTTTGACCTGGACCGCAGGGCGCCCAAGATATTGGAGTGCCTCCACACCTTCTGCGAGGAGTGCCTGACCACACTGCACGTTAGGGAGGAGCGGCCATGGAGGATCGACTGCCCCATTTGCCGACACAGGACGGCCGTGCCCGACTACATGATCCACAACCTGCCCAACAACACCAAGGTCACCGAGGCTTTCCCCCTGTACGTGGGCAACGACCCGCTACCCCAGGACGCGCTGCCCCCGACGCCTCAGTTGCACCGATACaaccagcggcagcagcagcagcagcagcagcaacagcagcaactaCGGTCCGGCGCCGCTGAGCAGCCCGAGTTAGCCACCCCTTCGGCGGCCGCCAGCAGCCGCCACTCCCCGGGACCCTCGGTTCCCTACGAGAGCTGCCAGAACTGCAAGAGAGCCGCCCTGACCGCCGGCTGCGTTTGCGTGGTCTTCTCGTTCCTCTCCATGGTGGTGCTGCTCTTCACCGGCCTGATCTTCGTCAACCACTACAACAGCTCTCCCTCGCCCATCGGCCCCATCTGCCTGTCTGTAGCCAGCATCCTCGCCCTGTTCTCCGTCGTTGTCACATGGATCATATGCTGGCTCAAGTATCGCCCCGACGCCAACGCGCAGGGAAACATCAGGgcgccctcctcctcctcctcctctgcacCCAGGAGAAACACATAG